The Triticum urartu cultivar G1812 unplaced genomic scaffold, Tu2.1 TuUngrouped_contig_2120, whole genome shotgun sequence genome contains the following window.
GCCAAGTCGCTCGTCCTCCTCATCGCCTGGCTCCCCGCCGCCGTCTACATCTTCTTCGTGCACACCATCCGCGTCCTGCCGTACCGGCGCCGCGCGGAGGGCGACGAGCCCAACAGCAAGCCCTTCTTCTGCTTCCTCTACATCTCCATCGCGCTCGCCACCTACCTCCTCGTCATGATCGTCGTGCAGAAGCAGGTGCCGAGCTTCTCCCACGCCGCGTACGCCGTCGGCGCCACCGTGCtcctcatcatcctcttcctcccCCTCAGCGTCGTCATCAAGGAGGAGTACACCGCCGTCTCCCAGATCGAGGAATCCCTCCAGCACCCGCCGGCCATTGCCGTCGAGGAACCAGCGAGCGCGAAAGACGACGAACAGCCAAAGTGCAGCATGAGCATGACGGGCTGCCTCACCAACATGTTCAAGCCGCCGGCGCTGGGGGAGGACTACTCCATCATGCAGGCACTGGTGAGCGTGGAGATGCTGGTTCTGTTCGTGGTGTCCGTGTTCGGCATCGGCGGCACGCTGACGGCGATCGACAACATGGCGCAGATCGGCCAGTCGCTGGGGTACCCGGCAAAGAGCATCAACACCTTCGTCTCCCTCATCAGCATCTGGAACTACGCCGGCCGCGTCGGCGCCGGCTACATGTCCGAGTTCTTCGTCGCCCGCTACAGGTTCCCGCGCCCGCTGGCCCTCACCGCCGTGCTCCTCTTCTCCTGCGTCGGCCACCTCCTCATAGCTTTCGGCGTGCCGCAGTCCCTATACGCCGCGTCGGTGATCCTCGGCTTCTGCTTCGGCGCGCAGTGGCCGCTGCtcttctccatcatctccgaGGTGTTCGGCCTCAAGTACTACTCCACACTCTTCAACTTTGGCTCCGCGGCCAGCCCCATCGGCGCCTACGTGCTCAACGTGTGCATCGCCGGCCGCATGTACGACGCCGAGGCGGCCAGGCAGCATGGGGGCcacgccgccgccgtcggcgACAAGATCTGCAAGGGGGTGCAGTGCTTCAAGCACGCGTTTCTCATAATCACGGGGGTCACGCTCGCCGGCGCGCTCGTCTCGCTGGTGCTGGTGTGGAGGACCAGAAGCTTCTACAAGGGGGACATCTACGCCAAGTTCAAGGTGGTGCCCGCCGCCGACGCCGACGGGAGCAACCAACGCGGGGAAATGGTGGAGGGTACAGTTACACAAGCCGGGGAGCCCCAGAATGGAAAGAACAAGAAGCAGGAGGAGGTCAACGATGAGGAGTTTAATTGAGTGAGATGGCTAACTCACATGGTGCTAATTTCATTTGATTAAAGCAATTATTAGAGAATGTGCATGTGGATGAACATGTACTTTTTTtgctttgttttgttttgttttgagattAAACCTGTACACTGTTTCGGATGTTGCTGATTGTGAAATTAATCTGGTATGTATATGCATGGTTTCCAACTTTCGACGGTAAAGACTCTTAGCCAGCAcattcgcaaaaaaaaaaaagacTCTTAGCCAGCAGGTACGACCAGCCATGCATGTCACTGCAAATTGTATCAAAGAAATCGATCGATCGAAGCTTCCTCCCACGGTTTTTTATCGAACGAAAGAAGTCGCAGGCCCCGTCGATTTTCTGCAAAGAAATCCCACCTCCGTTTTTTTCTGCCATAACGTGCGCACAAAAATCCCAGAAACCAGCCCACCCGCCCATTCTTCCTTCCTTTTGTACAAACAACCCTCACGCATGATCTTGTTAGCAAAGAAATAAACACATGCTGCCGTCGCCGCCCCAGTCCTCCTCTCCCACGTCACTCCTTCTGCTAGCAGCCGCGGCCAGGGAGGGCCGCGTGAATTAGCAACGGAGAACGAACGCGCCAAGAACTAGCCGGCAGCGGGTGGCCGGATGAAGGTCACAGGTATGTCTGCTCTCCATGCCGTCCTCAACATCATAGCTCTATTGGTGTCATGATCGATTGGCAATATAGGCCACGATCCTACCCAGGTCCCGTCGACCCCCTTCCTTCCTAAGATTTCAATCTCCTTTGCAATCTTAGTTTATTTTTTCATATGTGTTCATCAAATTCGGCCTCTGGGTGGCAGGGTTAGCCGATTTAGAGCATTCCCTAGGCAAACATTAGTCGCTGCTATCCAAAAATCTGCAGAACTATATGCACATCTCTGGGCAAGCATTCTCAAGCTGTTTTATTTGTGAACGCCATTGCTCAGGGCTCCATCTGGGCTCCATACGCACGTTCACAAACATTAGTCGCCAATGGAGCAGAGCGCCATTGCTGACGTAGCTTAAAATGGTGACCGGAGACTGACTGGGTGTGCTTGCAGTTCGAGGTGGAGCTCAAGGAGGAGGA
Protein-coding sequences here:
- the LOC125526879 gene encoding uncharacterized membrane protein YMR155W-like, with the protein product MAGGEGATAVMCTPAFVGRLLRSRWYVVFASMVVMAASGSTYIFALYSKELRSVLGYNQQTLNTLGFFKDLGTNVGVVSGLVQQVAPTWAVLLIGAGMNLAGYLMVYLALTERTAAPPVWLMCIYMCVGANALTFSNTGALVACVKNFPESRGIVIGLLKGFVGLSGAIYTQLYLAIYGDDAKSLVLLIAWLPAAVYIFFVHTIRVLPYRRRAEGDEPNSKPFFCFLYISIALATYLLVMIVVQKQVPSFSHAAYAVGATVLLIILFLPLSVVIKEEYTAVSQIEESLQHPPAIAVEEPASAKDDEQPKCSMSMTGCLTNMFKPPALGEDYSIMQALVSVEMLVLFVVSVFGIGGTLTAIDNMAQIGQSLGYPAKSINTFVSLISIWNYAGRVGAGYMSEFFVARYRFPRPLALTAVLLFSCVGHLLIAFGVPQSLYAASVILGFCFGAQWPLLFSIISEVFGLKYYSTLFNFGSAASPIGAYVLNVCIAGRMYDAEAARQHGGHAAAVGDKICKGVQCFKHAFLIITGVTLAGALVSLVLVWRTRSFYKGDIYAKFKVVPAADADGSNQRGEMVEGTVTQAGEPQNGKNKKQEEVNDEEFN